The genome window TTACTTAAAAAATTGTTAGACTGACTGGGAAGGCCATATCACAAGCACTTTGACAAGGGAGGACCTCCTACTTCCTCTGAGGCAATTGGAAACAACAGAAAAGGACACCAAGGAGGGTATAACAACAGAATAGTGGTAAGTGATCCTGCGCCCCTGACGTCAAAATCACAAGATCGAGCACGATCTCTGACCCTTTGCCTTCTTTTTCTTCCCCTTGGGTGGTGCCAGCACAACTTTGATGGCAGCATCAAACACTCCTTTCACATTCTGCAAGCCTAACTAGATAAGCTTCACTGGAAATCAATTGGGATTTTGGAAAATAAAGCTAAAAGAACAAACCTCCTGTGTTTTTGAACTGCATTCAATGTAGGCAGGTGCAGCAATCAATTTTTTAAGCTCCTCGCCCTTGACATTGACACAAAGTCGGACAATTTAAAATGGCGCAAGTGtagaatatatattacttttcaGCAACTGAACATAAGAAGATTAGCAGTAGTCGTTACCTGAGCAGTGGTAATTGGCACAGCACCAGGATGGTCTACAAAGAATTGCTTATCATCCCGAAGATCTGAGTCCATTATAATTGATTGACAAGAAACGATTAGCAGTCTATTCTCGAGCACAGGAGACTTAAAAAACTAAAGCAGAAACATATGAGGCTTCCAAGTCTTAACTAATTACACATAAATGATAAATCAAACTGATGAAAGATCTCAAGCACAACCAGCATCCACTATCAACAACACAAATGTTCAAACTGAAGCAACCCATCAAGTGTAGTAGAACACCATCAAGATATTGGAGCCAATGATACTAGATCGCACAAGCAGAGAGAACTAGAAGACAATTCTCTCCAGTCTAAAGGACACAAATGACTTGATTAAACCCATTTAAGTTGATGTGCAATACTGGTAACTAACAGTTTCAAAATCATAAACAAGGTAGAGACATCATTCTCACCAAGTTTTGTTCCAACAAGAACAATTGGGACACCAGGGGCATAATGCTTCAACTCAGGAATCCACTGGTAAGAGATTCATCAAAACCATAAATAATTTCCGATTAAGTAACAccaacaggaaaaaaaaaaggtactaTATCAGCCATCAACTCCTTACCTTTTTAGAAACATTTTCATAGCTGGCCTTACTAATGAGAGAAAATGCCAAAATGAAAACATCAGCTCCACGGTAACTCAAAGGTCTTAGTCTGTTGTAATCCTCCTGTCCTGTTTATGCATAACAAACACAAACTCATAGTGATGAAATACATGTAAACACACAAATGTATAAGAATGCACACACAAGTATATGTACCCCAAAATCTCTTAAATAGCAATAGAATGCAATGGAATTTGAAATGGTTACCTGCAGTATCCCATAACCCAAGGTTAACGGTAGCCCCATTGACAACCACATTTGCACTGAAATTGTCAAACACAGTTGGGACATAATCCTGTTGCACATTATGAACAGAGAAGAAATTACAATTTGGCCAAAATTTGAAAATCAGAGGAGAAACGTCTTTTATAACCGAAGAGAAAGATTTAATGTGAGTAATTGGATATGTACACAACAACTTTCCAAAAACTCAGCATAATTATGTTGCACATCTGAGCCACGAGCATTAAAAGCTCGGACTCGTACAGAAGCATATCAAACGAGAGGCGGATATGCAATAGTTAAAGCTCACATTGGAAGTAAAACAGCTTTCTCGAAAAACGAAAAATTAAGCAAAGTGAGAAATTGGTAGAAGTGAGGGAGAAAGAGGATGAACCGTAGGGAAAGTGTTGCTGGTGTAGGAAATCAAGAGGCAGGTCTTGCCAACGGCACCATCGCCCACCGTGACGCACTTGATGAACCTGGACGCGCTCATCCTGAAAGCCTCAGATCTTCTTCTACCACCTCAGAAGACCTGAACCGAATTCAAAATGTACCTATGTTTTCACACGTAATTTCGACGCACATACGCCTCTGAAAACCTCTCCAATCCCTGGCGAACAGCTCAAGCACCAAAAACACGCAGCAAACCAGCGAGCCTCGAAGAGAGCAACCCTAACCCTAGTGCCGGAGACAAGAGAGAAGAGAAATGGCGGAATCGGGGGAGTTGGGATCCGagatctagagagagaaagtaagGAGGGAGGGGTGTTGGCCGGGAAATAATGCCGTTGAAGCGTTGGATGAGGGAGGAGCTAACGGACGAGCGAGGGAGGCGGCCGTCCAACCAATATCCGTCCACGTCTACCCTGCCAGCCAATCAAGCCGTACTCATAATGCCTCTGATTGGATAGTTCTCCACGCTTTTCCCGCAACGAAAAAAATTGTGGGCCTCATTTGCCTcctcttttttaaattttagttgcTCAATCCTTTCCAACACAACAACCCATgcaacttttcttttttcttttttcttttttgttatagctttttttttcaaaaattcaaattcgaattttatttgaaaatttctttGGTCACCATTGTGTTCAAATATTCAATATGCATACATATTCATGTCTGAGTTCGAATAGTTAAATGCATTGTATAACTTACAATGtcacattaatattttaaataacttgGGACGTGATTAAGTAACAAAAGACTCATCAATTCTTAACCAAAGATTAAGAGTTCGATCTTTAGCATTGGAGGTGGCTACAACTACAAATAAagaatttgaatattatttttggatcaaAGTCTATAATGCAAGGTAAACTCATGGTATATGTTAACCTAATGCACAAGAATCATATTTCACTCATTTAATATCTTCCATGCCTAAAGAgtatatttcaaattaattaatagtaaCATGTCATTATCATTATCTAGCAAAActtttgaataaattttttattattcaaacaTTATTTCATAGGAAGAAAATGATATTATGTGTATACCTAATCCAATTACAAGGTTGGTAGGATAAACCCCCCACCCCCNNNNNNNNNNNNNNNNNNNNNNNNNNNNNNNNNNNNNNNNNNNNNNNNNNNNNNNNNNNNNNNNNNNNNNNNNNNNNNNNNNNNNNNNNNNNNNNNNNNNNNNNNNNNNNNNNNNNNNNNNNNNNNNNNNNNNNNNNNNNNNNNNNNNNNNNNNNNNNNNNNNNNNNNNNNNNNNNNNNNNNNNNNNNNNNNNNNNNNNNNNNNNNNNNNNNNNNNNNNNNNNNNNNNNNNNNNNNNNNNNNNNNNNNNNNNNNNNNNNNNNNNNNNNNNNNNNNNNNNNNNNNNNNNNNNNNNNNNNNNNNNNNNNNNNNNNNNNNNNNNNNNNNNNNNNNNNNNNNNNNNNNNNNNNNNNNNNNNNNNNNNNNNNNNNNNNNNNNNNNNNNNNNNNNNNNNNNNNNNNNNNNNNNNNNNNNNNNNNNNNNNNNNNNNNNNNNNNNNNNNNNNNNNNNNNNNNNNNNNNNNNNNNNNNNNNNNNNNNNNNNNNNNNNNNNNNNNNNNNNNNNNNNNNNNNNNNNNNNNNNNNNNNNNNNNNNNNNNNNNNNNNNNNNNNNNNNNNNNNNNNNNNNNNNNNNNNNNNNNNNNNNNNNNNNNNNNNNNNNNNNNNNNNNNNNNNNNNNNNNNNNNNNNNNNNNNNNNNNNNNNNNNNNNNNNNNNNNNNNNNNNNNNNNNNNNNNNNNNNNNNNNNNNNNNNNNNNNNNNNNNNNNNNNNNNNNNNNNNNNNNNNNNNNNNNNNNNNNNNNNNNNNNNNNNNNNNNNNNNNNNNNNNNNNNNNNNNNNNNNNNNNNNNNNNNNNNNNNNNNNNNNNNNNNNNNNNNNNNNNNNNNNNNNNNNNNNNNNNNNNNNNNNNNNNNNNNNNNNNNNNNNNNNNNNNNNNNNNNNNNNNNNNNNNNNNNNNNNNNNNNNNNNNNNNNNNNNNNNNNNNNNNNNNNNNNNNNNNNNNNNNNNNNNNNNNNNNNNNNNNNNNNNNNNNNNNNNNNNNNNNNNNNNNNNNNNNNNNNNNNNNNNNNNNNNNNNNNNNNNNNNNNNNNNNNNNNNNNNNNNNNNNNNNNNNNNNNNNNNNNNNNNNNNNNNNNNNNNNNNNNNNNNNNNNNNNNNNNNNNNNNNNNNNNNNNNNNNNNNNNNNNNNNNNNNNNNNNNNNNNNNNNNNNNNNNNNNNNNNNNNNNNNNNNNNNNNNNNNNNNNNNNNNNNNNNNNNNNNNNNNNNNNNNNNNNNNNNNNNNNNNNNNNNNNNNNNNNNNNNNNNNNNNNNNNNNNNNNNNNNNNNNNNNNNNNNNNNNNNNNNNNNNNNNNNNNNNNNNNNNNNNNNNNNNNNNNNNNNNNNNNNNNNNNNNNNNNNNNNNNNNNNNNNNNNNNNNNNNNNNNNNNNNNNNNNNNNNNNNNNNNNNNNNNNNNNNNNNNNNNNNNNNNNNNNNNNNNNNNNNNNNNNNNNNNNNNNNNNNNNNNNNNNNNNNNNNNNNNNNNNNNNNNNNNNNNNNNNNNNNNNNNNNNNNNNNNNNNNNNNNNNNNNNNNNNNNNNNNNNNNNNNNNNNNNNNNNNNNNNNNNNNNNNNNNNNNNNNNNNNNNNNNNNNNNNNNNNNNNNNNNNNNNNNNNNNNNNNNNNNNNNNNNNNNNNNNNNNNNNNNNNNNNNNNNNNNNNNNNNNNNNNNNNNNNNNNNNNNNNNNNNNNNNNNNNNNNNNNNNNNNNNNNNNNNNNNNNNNNNNNNNNNNNNNNNNNNNNNNNNNNNNNNNNNNNNNNNNNNNNNNNNNNNNNNNNNNNNNNNNNNNNNNNNNNNNNNNNNNNNNNNNNNNNNNNNNNNNNNNNNNNNNNNNNNNNNNNNNNNNNNNNNNNNNNNNNNNNNNNNNNNNNNNNNNNNNNNNNNNNNNNNNNNNNNNNNNNNNNNNNNNNNNNNNNNNNNNNNNNNNNNNNNNNNNNNNNNNNNNNNNNNNNNNNNNNNNNNNNNNNNNNNNNNNNNNNNNNNNNNNNNNNNNNNNNNNNNNNNNNNNNNNNNNNNNNNNNNNNNNNNNNNNNNNNNNNNNNNNNNNNNNNNNNNNNNNNNNNNNNNNNNNNNNNNNNNNNNNNNNNNNNNNNNNNNNNNNNNNNNNNNNNNNNNNNNNNNNNNNNNNNNNNNNNNNNNNNNNNNNNNNNNNNNNNNNNNNNNNNNNNNNNNNNNNNNNNNNNNNNNNNNNNNNNNNNNNNNNNNNNNNNNNNNNNNNNNNNNNNNNNNNNNNNNNNNNNNNNNNNNNNNNNNNNNNNNNNNNNNNNNNNNNNNNNNNNNNNNNNNNNNNNNNNNNNNNNNNNNNNNNNNNNNNNNNNNNNNNNNNNNNNNNNNNNNNNNNNNNNNNNNNNNNNNNNNNNNNNNNNNNNNNNNNNNNNNNNNNNNNNNNNNNNNNNNNNNNNNNNNNNNNNNNNNNNNNNNNNNNNNNNNNNNNNNNNNNNNNNNNNNNNNNNNNNNNNNNNNNNNNNNNNNNNNNNNNNNNNNNNNNNNNNNNNNNNNNNNNNNNNNNNNNNNNNNNNNNNNNNNNNNNNNNNNNNNNNNNNNNNNNNNNNNNNNNNNNNNNNNNNNNNNNNNNNNNNNNNNNNNNNNNNNNNNNNNNNNNNNNNNNNNNNNNNNNNNNNNNNNNNNNNNNNNNNNNNNNNNNNNNNNNNNNNNNNNNNNNNNNNNNNNNNNNNNNNNNNNNNNNNNNNNNNNNNNNNNNNNNNNNNNNNNNNNNNNNNNNNNNNNNNNNNNNNNNNNNNNNNNNNNNNNNNNNNNNNNNNNNNNNNNNNNNNNNNNNNNNNNNNNNNNNNNNNNNNNNNNNNNNNNNNNNNNNNNNNNNNNNNNNNNNNNNNNNNNNNNNNNNNNNNNNNNNNNNNNNNNNNNNNNNNNNNNNNNNNNNNNNNNNNNNNNNNNNNNNNNNNNNNNNNNNNNNNNNNNNNNNNNNNNNNNNNNNNNNNNNNNNNNNNNNNNNNNNNNNNNNNNNNNNNNNNNNNNNNNNNNNNNNNNNNNNNNNNNNNNNNNNNNNNNNNNNNNNNNNNNNNNNNNNNNNNNNNNNNNNNNNNNNNNNNNNNNNNNNNNNNNNNNNNNNNNNNNNNNNNNNNNNNNNNNNNNNNNNNNNNNNNNNNNNNNNNNNNNNNNNNNNNNNNNNNNNNNNNNNNNNNNNNNNNNNNNNNNNNNNNNNNNNNNNNNNNNNNNNNNNNNNNNNNNNNNNNNNNNNNNNNNNNNNNNNNNNNNNNNNNNNNNNNNNNNNNNNNNNNNNNNNNNNNNNNNNNNNNNNNNNNNNNNNNNNNNNNNNNNNNNNNNNNNNNNNNNNNNNNNNNNNNNNNNNNNNNNNNNNNNNNNNNNNNNNNNNNNNNNNNNNNNNNNNNNNNNNNNNNNNNNNNNNNNNNNNNNNNNNNNNNNNNNNNNNNNNNNNNNNNNNNNNNNNNNNNNNNNNNNNNNNNNNNNNNNNNNNNNNNNNNNNNNNNNNNNNNNNNNNNNNNNNNNNNNNNNNNNNNNNNNNNNNNNNNNNNNNNNNNNNNNNNNNNNNNNNNNNNNNNNNNNNNNNNNNNNNNNNNNNNNNNNNNNNNNNNNNNNNNNNNNNNNNNNNNNNNNNNNNNNNNNNNNNNNNNNNNNNNNNNNNNNNNNNNNNNNNNNNNNNNNNNNNNNNNNNNNNNNNNNNNNNNNNNNNNNNNNNNNNNNNNNNNNNNNNNNNNNNNNNNNNNNNNNNNNNNNNNNNNNNNNNNNNNNNNNNNNNNNNNNNNNNNNNNNNNNNNNNNNNNNNNNNNNNNNNNNNNNNNNNNNNNNNNNNNNNNNNNNNNNNNNNNNNNNNNNNNNNNNNNNNNNNNNNNNNNNNNNNNNNNNNNNNNNNNNNNNNNNNNNNNNNNNNNNNNNNNNNNNNNNNNNNNNNNNNNNNNNNNNNNNNNNNNNNNNNNNNNNNNNNNNNNNNacccccacccccaccccccaccaaaaaaaaaaagactagaaCAATACAGTATTTGATGAGCACCACTAATGAAGATTACATCCAAAACATATGCAAGAATCAGAACACAAATACTATAAGAGATATGAGATGCATTCTGGAGAAGATCTATACTAGTCAATATTGACTAGTACAGCTCTTCAAGCATGGGCATGAAGGCACTCTCTCTACATCAGTGCAGCCTGTTGAGGTTGTCCCTCATTCAGAAAGGAGTTGAGACACAAGCAAATCATCCAACCTTCATAGTATCTGATTTGCGATAGATTAGGATTTGCAGAATGCGTGAAGAGTTTCGTCGAGGGCCTTTTTGTCATAGTCGCCAGTGAATACACAGTTGCCGAGTGGACCTTTCAAAAGGATGAGTCTAAGCCTCCCATCAGCCACTTTCTTATCGACCTGCCATTTAAAGGTTATATGTAAGCTGAAGAACTAGGAGAAGATCGAAGTGGTTGCATGAATCCACTTCATTTGACCCGCTGTTTTAAGCATCTAGAATAATCAAAATATGACAGTAATAGTTATGTGTTCACAAATGTTGTTCAagcaatataattttcttactgCCATGATAGACTTGAACATCTCGACAGTCATGGTTTTTGGTGGTGCATTGGGCAACTTTGCCTCTTTAAGGATATTACCAACACGCTGTGCTAGTAAGTCGTCAATCCATCCTAAGCGATGTGACATATCAACAGCCATgacctgaaataattatcattaaaaTATTAGTTAGCATAAATTTCACAAATTTGGGACTAAAGAGTGACCCAGCCCCACTTCTGAACTCTCTATTTTTGGTCCCCCCCTTGTTCAAGTTGGGCACTATGTGGAGATATTGGGAGTTAGTCATTGATTGAGGAAAGGGGTACCAAAACAGTTTAATAGATTGCCAGAATCAATAAAGGCAATTAGTGAATGCCCATATTCTCGTGGATATGTGCAAGAATAAAACACAAAAGATACCGTTCCAGCTGCGACAGCTTCTCCATGTAGCCATTGACCATAGCCAAAACCAGTTTCTATTGCCTACAAATGGAAATAATGGAAGTATCACAATGAGAACACAATGCTGTGGAAATACAAGTTCTTGCAAAGACTAGATGGGTTCAACTTTGCAAGTTAGATACTCGGGTAGCAGAGGACTATCAAAATGATTTGAGAAAAGAGTGTAAGCTATCTCCTCGGTAAAAAGAACAGAGAAATTTTCAAGCAGGGATCATGCTTGATATATGAATAGCGTCAACCAAAAACATTAAGCGGAAAAGATGTAGCAAAAAAGTAGTTGAGGAGACAAAAAAATATAGTATCAGAATAATAATACCAAAAGCCTTACATGGCCAAACGTGTGACCCAAGTTCAGTGTTGCCCTTAATCCACTTTCCTTTTCATCCAAGGACACCACCTCAGCCTTGTTTTCACAGGAACGTTTGATAGCATAAGCAAATGCACTTGGGTCCCTGCAAGAACACCTCTTTCAGTTACAATTGAAATTTCCATCAAATATTCAACTTTCAGCAGTAAAAAAATGCTCAAAAGTGTATATCAGAATCATTCATTTCAAGAACAATTCATTTATTTGGCATGCTTATAGCAACTTTATATTCAATATTCATAGGCAAGGCATTCGATGACaactttcttctccttttttctttttttacaacTGAGAAATAGGCACAAGGAAAGGAGAAAAATGTACGACTAATCGCTGATAAACAAAGCAATCACAGAAGTCAAGCATGTAGGCAATAGGCAGCTGAGAGGAAAATACATGACTATAATTTTTACCTTGCTAGCAAAGATGGCATATTCTTCTCTTGCCACTCAAAAAATTCAGCATCTCTAATAAGTCCATATTTTATAACCTCAGCAAGACCAGAAGCTAATTCTCTGTCTGGTAGGGTATTCAAAGTATCCGTGTCTACAAGCACACATTGGGGTTGGTAGAATGCACCAATCATATTTTTACCAAGTGGGTGGTTAATGCCAGTTTTTCCACCAACTGAAGAATCTACCTAAATGCAATGAAagaacaagaaataaaaattatttgatgTCACAAGAGTGTACATACCCTTTATCTTCAGTCCCGTATGAAATTGCACTGCAAAAGCTAAACTCAACCAACCTGTGCCATAACAGTTGTAGGAATCTGAATGAAATTGACTCCTCGAAGGTATGAAGCAGCAGCATACCCACACATATCACCAATTACTCCACCACCAAGGGCAACAAAAGTACAACGCCTATCCAATCGTGATTCAATCGATTTATCAAAGATTTTCATGAGATTTTCCTATAATGGCATAAGTGCATAACCACAAATCAGCGAAAACAATTaaccatcatttttttttctcgaatTTCATTCTATTAAGGCCTTAAGATGCGTACCATGTTCTTAAACTGCTCCCCATCTGGCAAAATCACACTTTCAACACTAACATTAGGATTCCCATCTGTTAAAGCACTAATAGTTTTATCCAAATACAATGGAGCAACGGTTGTGTTAGTCACAACAAGAACTCTCTTTCCATGAATATGCCTACAATAAAGAACACTTTTCATGATTTTAGAAAGAAACAAACTCTTGGACATGGAAagtaaaattcataaaataactAGTTAATTCGATTCTGTAGCTTCAGTGTTATGCTAAGGCAATAAGCATAGCAGCTAGGAAATTGGCAAAAATCTTTCCAGCTAAGCAATTCAGTTATAACGAAGTGGCCCTAATACTGAAGATGTTCTAGAAATTGTAAGGAGAATAAAATGAGGGCGGGAAGGAATCGAAATGACCTTT of Ipomoea triloba cultivar NCNSP0323 chromosome 3, ASM357664v1 contains these proteins:
- the LOC116013529 gene encoding rac-like GTP-binding protein ARAC1, with the translated sequence MSASRFIKCVTVGDGAVGKTCLLISYTSNTFPTDYVPTVFDNFSANVVVNGATVNLGLWDTAGQEDYNRLRPLSYRGADVFILAFSLISKASYENVSKKWIPELKHYAPGVPIVLVGTKLDLRDDKQFFVDHPGAVPITTAQGEELKKLIAAPAYIECSSKTQENVKGVFDAAIKVVLAPPKGKKKKAKGQRSCSIL
- the LOC116013527 gene encoding 3-dehydroquinate synthase, chloroplastic — translated: MASSFCSPRHALFLSSSTKSTLRDCPVRFPACNAFHSRRRLVSATRLKVSASSPAPAVDQSPSRASSRAPTVVEVDLGNRSYPIYIGSGLLDQPELLQRHIHGKRVLVVTNTTVAPLYLDKTISALTDGNPNVSVESVILPDGEQFKNMENLMKIFDKSIESRLDRRCTFVALGGGVIGDMCGYAAASYLRGVNFIQIPTTVMAQVDSSVGGKTGINHPLGKNMIGAFYQPQCVLVDTDTLNTLPDRELASGLAEVIKYGLIRDAEFFEWQEKNMPSLLARDPSAFAYAIKRSCENKAEVVSLDEKESGLRATLNLGHTFGHAIETGFGYGQWLHGEAVAAGTVMAVDMSHRLGWIDDLLAQRVGNILKEAKLPNAPPKTMTVEMFKSIMAVDKKVADGRLRLILLKGPLGNCVFTGDYDKKALDETLHAFCKS